From one Pseudomonas sp. S35 genomic stretch:
- the arsN2 gene encoding arsenic resistance N-acetyltransferase ArsN2, giving the protein MEGKMMIQAKEIAGGQWQRFRDALKSADLPADDIDLPGRTFFEFTLDSETVAWGGFETHGTDGLLRSLVVVSTFRSKGVGVAVLRVIEAKAAEKGIARFHLLTTTASGFFKQQGYAVNQRGSAPPLISQTEQFRGLCPGSACYMCKALSANARK; this is encoded by the coding sequence ATGGAGGGGAAGATGATGATCCAGGCAAAGGAAATAGCCGGAGGACAGTGGCAGCGCTTTCGCGATGCGCTGAAATCTGCTGACCTTCCAGCAGACGATATTGATCTTCCAGGCCGAACCTTTTTTGAGTTCACACTGGACAGTGAGACGGTCGCATGGGGAGGATTCGAAACGCATGGTACGGACGGGTTGTTGCGTTCTCTGGTCGTAGTGTCGACATTCAGATCGAAGGGGGTCGGTGTCGCGGTGCTTCGGGTCATTGAAGCGAAAGCCGCCGAGAAGGGAATCGCTCGATTTCATTTGCTGACAACAACTGCGTCAGGCTTTTTTAAGCAGCAGGGCTATGCAGTAAATCAACGAGGCTCTGCGCCACCTCTTATTTCTCAGACGGAGCAGTTCAGGGGGCTTTGCCCTGGCTCGGCTTGCTACATGTGCAAGGCCTTATCTGCGAATGCACGAAAGTAG
- a CDS encoding GIY-YIG nuclease family protein, with protein sequence MIYFFIEDSNEKVKIGRAKDIERRRKGLQTGNPRKLLLLGWIRTDDDVRLEKEIHQQFSHLRSTGEWFSLDPADILPILEHFGIDGFVGKTEDSFEVTSHDRDGVPEYLGVWNWGNLEWHECCPFCGSFCGMHFQDASSMYLRDFEKFVVVWHQELEHLKAHRANRSGRSR encoded by the coding sequence ATGATCTATTTTTTCATTGAAGACAGTAATGAGAAGGTGAAGATAGGTCGGGCCAAGGACATCGAGCGCCGCAGAAAAGGGCTTCAAACCGGGAATCCGAGGAAGCTCTTACTTCTGGGGTGGATTCGTACAGATGATGACGTACGGTTGGAAAAAGAGATTCATCAGCAATTCTCGCACCTACGTAGCACTGGTGAATGGTTCAGCCTGGATCCTGCGGACATTTTACCCATCCTTGAGCACTTTGGCATCGATGGGTTTGTCGGTAAGACTGAGGATTCCTTTGAGGTAACCAGCCATGATCGGGATGGTGTCCCCGAGTACCTCGGCGTATGGAACTGGGGCAACCTGGAATGGCACGAGTGCTGCCCTTTTTGCGGAAGCTTTTGCGGTATGCACTTTCAAGACGCGTCGAGTATGTATCTGCGCGATTTCGAGAAGTTCGTGGTGGTCTGGCACCAAGAGCTTGAGCACCTAAAGGCCCATCGGGCAAACCGATCCGGAAGATCGCGATGA
- a CDS encoding site-specific integrase: MPELAGASQGNYHKVILKDVRLWEPCNDQDSTEWLALPDNNTGDRKGYSIRPMHLQPQSAPRLYVIVQPDGGLWLEGCLYLFWCWSVKGIKDSTASNAAGDLSDMMNKLTDGERTYDIFRGPQSERPTYYYKSELKLEIARGQIKRKTANRKIGNMIGFYTWKVMCRNFKPEAEMWISTVKRRRYTDAHGVVQVKEVMATDLPFKDKGSISTGRFIRDGGKLFPINREDQQSLLDALIQLGNTEMLLTHVVALTTGMRIQSILTLRHSCVISGIGADNDPFKYSLHPVTIGDGEMTEAKGGKNQAVEMPAWVHHMLNIYIHSQRHTERAEKSPITDNANQYVFLTRTGKPYYVAEIDQSLFGFSAEKGSAIRQFAKVIQEQLMKNNTSFNYQFHDLRATFGMNLLEDYMQRLNKGEMNQLELLDKLRNRLNHEDVNVTLGYLKYRKDHPILAQAQTEVEAHLEAIVLREISKHDKSRAAPLRN; the protein is encoded by the coding sequence ATGCCTGAATTAGCCGGAGCTTCCCAAGGCAACTATCACAAGGTCATCCTCAAGGATGTCCGTCTTTGGGAGCCTTGTAATGACCAGGATTCGACTGAATGGCTTGCGCTTCCAGATAACAACACAGGCGACCGCAAGGGTTATTCCATTAGGCCCATGCACCTCCAGCCGCAGTCCGCTCCACGACTCTACGTAATTGTCCAACCAGATGGGGGTCTTTGGCTTGAAGGCTGCCTCTACTTATTCTGGTGCTGGTCTGTAAAGGGAATCAAAGATTCCACCGCTTCGAATGCCGCAGGCGACCTCTCAGACATGATGAACAAACTGACAGACGGTGAAAGAACTTATGACATCTTTCGGGGCCCACAGTCAGAACGGCCAACGTATTACTACAAATCCGAGTTGAAACTTGAGATTGCTCGGGGCCAAATTAAGCGGAAAACAGCGAATCGCAAAATCGGGAACATGATTGGTTTCTACACATGGAAAGTAATGTGCCGGAACTTTAAGCCCGAAGCTGAAATGTGGATATCGACAGTTAAGCGCCGTCGTTATACAGACGCGCATGGAGTCGTCCAAGTGAAGGAAGTGATGGCGACTGATTTGCCCTTCAAAGACAAAGGATCCATATCGACTGGCCGCTTCATCCGTGATGGGGGCAAGCTCTTCCCAATTAATCGCGAAGATCAACAGTCACTTCTCGATGCCCTAATCCAACTGGGGAATACCGAAATGCTACTCACCCATGTAGTAGCGCTTACAACAGGAATGAGAATTCAGTCAATCCTAACGCTTCGGCACAGTTGCGTAATTAGTGGCATAGGCGCGGACAACGACCCCTTCAAATATTCACTCCATCCTGTAACTATAGGAGATGGAGAAATGACCGAAGCTAAAGGCGGCAAAAATCAGGCTGTCGAAATGCCCGCATGGGTTCACCACATGCTAAATATCTACATACATTCTCAACGCCATACAGAGCGCGCCGAAAAATCACCAATAACGGACAACGCTAACCAATACGTATTCCTCACACGAACGGGAAAACCATACTACGTTGCAGAAATCGACCAATCGTTGTTTGGCTTCAGCGCTGAAAAGGGATCTGCAATTCGTCAATTCGCGAAGGTTATTCAGGAACAACTTATGAAAAACAATACATCATTCAACTACCAGTTTCACGATCTACGAGCCACGTTCGGAATGAACTTACTCGAGGACTATATGCAAAGATTGAACAAGGGCGAAATGAATCAACTGGAACTGTTAGACAAACTCAGAAACAGGCTGAATCACGAAGATGTGAACGTAACCTTAGGATACCTCAAGTATAGAAAGGATCATCCGATCCTTGCCCAAGCTCAAACCGAGGTTGAGGCACACCTGGAAGCCATCGTCCTAAGGGAGATCTCCAAGCATGATAAATCAAGAGCGGCACCCCTACGAAATTAA
- a CDS encoding integrase, with protein sequence MTDNTQNSGRAHSNSFSVFPTDLSFLGTDVFYGMSFARLDSNTVVSRTQNGEILSRLSSDEWILPAFAFHVGDNIYFNFLPFYNVCDHKNHNVETCKKLFIIKMFSKNLKSGRPLRLSTMHSTHQLLAKINDHCVLHNLKLESIFEEFDLFKNFQEELTPSMNKALVALVRTLNSIDSLERGFPLNGTIFPYMQKAAKAIRTEGKQFPIIPSRILLFKYRQYHAHIDDFLEHHQNLFALLDRAAENPYYGKSNKIHTNPNTRASKLATAEHLALHIDNPTNFKKAVQEYNLDTLCEKYQWKAIINVLGFITKVSHCAKSLIHLYTLMRDHEVKGLTTDCLERVKGWNNDALYVAGITTKLYSTSKPTKWITTDAILKPVDTLTKINRFLSPHFKTPNNHLLISAAVHPVANAKPSKDYLVKRMGVEAGLDPILITEADIQELEAVDPLRNWRSDPKYKIGAPWIISSHQFRRTMAVFCAQTGLITLPSLKRLLGHLTKVMSLYYTRGCSAQNYHFNLINPELAAELRRAKSEADGAMYIREALRTSEKLLGLKGMDISGQRSSSVWVDRAVAETVQLAAKGLAAYTEIPLGGCASPVPCDKRAHGNFFTCPGCRHLIGKQSVLDATLEIMKFDISELDSDSMEYKAEMQNLKDFTELRDRLIAKSK encoded by the coding sequence ATGACAGACAACACTCAAAATTCGGGTCGAGCCCACTCTAATAGTTTTTCTGTTTTTCCCACCGATCTCAGCTTTCTGGGCACAGATGTATTCTATGGAATGTCCTTTGCTAGACTCGATTCGAACACGGTGGTTTCCCGCACGCAAAACGGTGAAATCCTGTCACGACTATCATCCGACGAGTGGATTCTTCCCGCCTTTGCTTTCCATGTGGGCGACAATATCTATTTTAATTTCCTGCCATTCTACAACGTTTGCGATCACAAAAACCATAACGTTGAGACTTGCAAAAAGCTTTTCATTATCAAGATGTTTTCAAAAAATCTGAAAAGTGGTCGACCACTACGATTGAGCACCATGCACTCAACGCATCAACTGCTCGCTAAAATCAATGACCATTGCGTATTACACAATCTTAAGCTGGAAAGCATTTTCGAAGAGTTTGACCTTTTCAAAAATTTTCAAGAGGAACTGACTCCTAGCATGAATAAAGCGCTGGTTGCGCTTGTCCGAACTTTGAACAGCATTGACAGCCTTGAACGCGGATTCCCATTGAATGGAACAATATTTCCATACATGCAAAAAGCAGCAAAAGCCATTAGAACTGAGGGCAAACAATTCCCTATCATCCCCAGCAGGATACTTCTATTCAAATATCGCCAATATCACGCTCACATAGATGACTTCTTAGAACATCACCAAAATTTATTCGCCTTGTTAGATCGCGCAGCGGAAAACCCGTACTATGGGAAATCCAATAAAATCCACACCAATCCAAATACGAGAGCCTCAAAACTAGCGACGGCGGAACACTTAGCGCTGCATATAGATAATCCAACCAATTTCAAGAAAGCTGTTCAAGAATACAATCTTGATACCTTGTGCGAAAAATATCAATGGAAGGCGATCATTAATGTTCTTGGCTTTATTACTAAAGTATCGCACTGCGCCAAGAGCCTGATCCACCTATACACCTTGATGCGCGACCACGAAGTTAAAGGATTAACCACCGATTGCTTAGAACGCGTTAAGGGATGGAATAATGATGCACTCTACGTCGCCGGCATCACGACAAAACTCTATAGCACATCGAAGCCGACAAAATGGATTACCACAGATGCAATCCTAAAACCGGTCGACACTCTTACCAAAATCAACCGATTTCTCTCACCGCATTTCAAAACCCCCAATAACCACCTTTTAATTTCGGCAGCAGTACACCCTGTTGCAAATGCCAAACCGTCGAAGGACTACTTGGTAAAAAGAATGGGAGTGGAGGCTGGGTTAGACCCTATACTCATTACAGAGGCTGACATTCAAGAACTTGAAGCAGTCGACCCCCTGAGAAACTGGCGTAGCGATCCGAAATACAAGATAGGAGCTCCTTGGATAATATCTTCTCATCAATTTCGTCGCACCATGGCAGTATTTTGCGCGCAAACAGGACTCATCACTTTACCTTCGTTAAAGAGGTTATTGGGACATCTGACCAAGGTGATGAGCCTCTACTATACTAGGGGATGCTCCGCTCAGAATTACCACTTCAACCTTATCAATCCTGAGCTCGCAGCCGAGCTCAGGAGGGCAAAATCCGAAGCTGACGGTGCCATGTATATTCGTGAAGCACTAAGAACCTCAGAAAAACTGCTAGGCCTCAAAGGTATGGATATCTCAGGCCAGCGCTCAAGTTCCGTTTGGGTAGATCGCGCCGTAGCTGAGACGGTGCAACTAGCAGCTAAAGGCCTAGCGGCCTACACCGAGATCCCACTAGGTGGTTGCGCCTCGCCCGTGCCCTGTGATAAGCGTGCTCATGGTAATTTTTTCACGTGCCCTGGATGCCGCCACCTAATCGGGAAACAATCTGTCCTAGATGCCACATTAGAAATCATGAAGTTTGATATTTCAGAGCTTGACTCCGACAGCATGGAGTACAAAGCTGAAATGCAAAATCTTAAAGATTTTACTGAGCTTCGTGACAGGCTTATAGCCAAATCAAAATAA
- a CDS encoding integrase, giving the protein MINQERHPYEINLQEYTLDQFRAVITARPIEGLVLQCTDDRRIDLGALCYTERNFDSRKMPKPVQADSFAAHRTPYIQHWCLEYAAAYHLGGSPYTLYTNAVELVAFGDWSDDNGHNDFLECANSYKRALDGYTHHLITEMNREDGISEYTASRLQSQVLRTASLFYPVAAINFRNDLPIISANSSSSNPTKTPSEQAMAEHLVVCQYLFDGLADFVLQKKSFPHRIPYMETEALLLPAEYAITTPAIIDSTWKVGHSVIWDYRLGEVNSLEQCMVKANQSRHQLIPQREQALELLRNANADIYHQKRMWLAGLAQDAFISMFVANAGINESQLRRLLWSETYETSTSDHAGFVVIKYRAGDMEQQFEIKKTFHKQFTKFLKLRGFLCRKKTSTYLFINYKKNNTANRPIKANTIHSFNSQVRSFLDPLHQGLNFQGLRKYKSVYLLSQNYTISTVSAVMQNSSDTILKHYAQAEEKQAIDEISTTLSYVITILERELKLPTPGGGCSGEPPSEVEETPENYQPDCRNFVGCVFCDEFRLHADEDSVRKLLSMRYVTRERLSSCEDIKQFNAVHGKAIEKIDSILAELLELRPDMKPLIERVQDEVELEYKLSPYWESLYGRLLRLKVIK; this is encoded by the coding sequence ATGATAAATCAAGAGCGGCACCCCTACGAAATTAATCTTCAAGAATACACACTTGACCAATTCCGCGCTGTAATTACGGCCAGACCTATAGAAGGTCTCGTACTGCAATGCACCGATGACCGTAGAATCGACCTCGGCGCACTCTGTTACACCGAACGCAATTTTGATAGCCGAAAAATGCCTAAGCCAGTCCAGGCTGACTCTTTCGCCGCTCATCGCACACCTTACATTCAACATTGGTGTCTCGAGTACGCCGCAGCGTACCATCTGGGTGGTAGTCCATATACCCTATATACAAATGCGGTGGAGCTGGTGGCGTTTGGTGACTGGTCTGATGACAATGGACACAATGATTTTCTCGAGTGTGCGAATTCTTACAAGCGGGCTCTTGATGGATACACTCATCATTTGATCACTGAAATGAACCGTGAAGACGGAATTTCTGAATACACGGCCAGCCGACTCCAATCTCAAGTATTGAGAACCGCTTCGCTTTTTTACCCAGTAGCCGCTATCAATTTTCGAAACGACTTACCCATCATCTCTGCTAATAGTTCCTCTTCAAATCCTACGAAGACACCATCAGAGCAAGCCATGGCCGAGCATTTAGTGGTCTGCCAATACTTGTTTGACGGCCTCGCCGACTTCGTTCTTCAGAAAAAGTCTTTTCCCCATCGAATTCCGTACATGGAAACTGAAGCACTTTTGTTACCTGCTGAATATGCAATCACAACGCCGGCGATTATTGACTCTACCTGGAAGGTTGGCCATAGCGTCATTTGGGATTATCGGTTGGGCGAAGTGAACTCTCTCGAACAGTGCATGGTGAAAGCAAACCAGTCCCGTCATCAACTAATACCCCAACGAGAGCAAGCGCTTGAGCTTCTTCGAAACGCAAATGCTGACATTTATCACCAGAAGCGTATGTGGCTCGCAGGGTTGGCCCAAGATGCGTTTATCTCCATGTTTGTTGCAAACGCAGGTATAAACGAATCGCAGCTAAGAAGGCTTCTTTGGTCTGAAACTTATGAGACGTCCACGAGCGACCATGCAGGCTTCGTCGTCATAAAATACCGGGCTGGCGACATGGAGCAGCAGTTTGAGATCAAAAAGACATTTCATAAGCAATTTACCAAATTTCTTAAGCTACGTGGTTTTCTATGTCGCAAGAAGACTTCCACCTACTTATTTATAAATTACAAGAAAAACAACACGGCGAATCGCCCTATCAAAGCTAACACCATTCACAGCTTTAACTCTCAGGTACGCAGCTTCCTTGACCCTTTACATCAGGGGCTAAACTTCCAAGGCTTGAGAAAGTACAAGTCCGTCTACCTGCTATCCCAAAACTATACTATCAGCACCGTTTCTGCAGTAATGCAGAACAGCAGTGACACCATTTTGAAACATTATGCACAAGCGGAAGAGAAGCAAGCAATAGACGAGATATCCACCACATTAAGCTATGTCATCACCATTCTGGAGCGCGAACTTAAACTCCCTACCCCAGGGGGAGGATGTTCCGGGGAGCCTCCTTCTGAGGTAGAGGAAACGCCGGAGAACTATCAGCCTGATTGTCGAAACTTTGTTGGGTGTGTTTTCTGCGATGAGTTTCGATTGCACGCTGATGAAGACTCAGTACGCAAATTGCTCAGCATGCGATACGTAACCAGAGAAAGATTGTCTTCATGCGAGGACATAAAGCAATTTAATGCGGTACATGGCAAAGCCATTGAAAAAATCGACTCTATCCTGGCAGAGCTCTTAGAATTAAGGCCAGACATGAAGCCTTTGATAGAACGCGTGCAGGATGAAGTTGAGCTAGAATACAAACTGTCTCCCTACTGGGAGTCCCTCTACGGGCGTTTACTTCGACTCAAGGTGATCAAATGA
- a CDS encoding reverse transcriptase family protein, protein MDAPFYPHSPIHSISALARALGEPVERLIALAHRSSRLYRYVPQTKKDGITPRHTYDAHEPLKTIQRKIVDRILSKVSFPGYLHGGIRDPKLPRSIYSNARVHTGAKTVILQDIADFFPSITNEHIHRLFVGLFRFSADVATLLADLVTREGQVPQGASTSSYLANLVFWDIEPALVTRFKAQGLAYSRFADDITVSCKTRIDQATTTQVVASVTWMLGQKGCLQKRSKLHVRKRGQALITGDKADAVTVTGLVVSGPITGLPKKHRLAIRAAVKQLEDRVEGNSGHLSADDEKEMRRVMGRIGRLIACGHPEGQRLKARVRVLLTRAPLLERYAGAEFQRQMVREVSADLSLIPASKLQIELPVDLPWEAG, encoded by the coding sequence ATGGATGCTCCGTTCTATCCTCATAGCCCTATCCACAGCATCAGCGCCTTAGCACGTGCTCTCGGAGAGCCTGTCGAGAGGCTAATCGCACTTGCTCATCGTAGCTCTCGCCTTTATCGATATGTCCCGCAAACAAAAAAAGACGGCATAACACCCAGACATACCTATGACGCTCATGAGCCTCTGAAGACGATCCAGCGCAAGATCGTGGATCGGATCCTCAGCAAGGTTTCGTTCCCTGGATACCTGCACGGCGGTATCAGAGATCCCAAGCTACCCCGCAGCATTTACTCGAACGCTCGGGTTCATACCGGCGCCAAGACAGTCATCCTTCAGGACATCGCTGATTTCTTCCCGTCAATTACAAACGAGCACATTCATCGCTTGTTCGTGGGTCTCTTCCGTTTCTCCGCAGATGTAGCCACTCTGCTTGCGGATCTAGTTACTCGTGAGGGCCAGGTTCCACAAGGGGCGAGTACAAGTAGCTACTTGGCCAACCTAGTGTTTTGGGATATCGAGCCGGCGCTCGTCACTCGCTTTAAAGCTCAGGGACTGGCGTATTCGCGCTTCGCAGATGACATCACTGTTTCTTGCAAAACTCGTATTGATCAAGCTACTACCACCCAAGTTGTTGCCTCTGTCACATGGATGCTCGGTCAGAAAGGCTGCCTGCAGAAGCGAAGCAAGCTGCATGTTCGTAAGCGCGGGCAAGCACTGATTACTGGCGATAAAGCTGACGCCGTCACCGTGACCGGATTAGTGGTGAGCGGGCCAATAACAGGGCTTCCCAAAAAACACCGATTGGCTATCCGCGCCGCCGTGAAACAGCTGGAGGATCGCGTCGAGGGTAATTCAGGTCATCTGTCCGCTGATGATGAAAAGGAGATGCGTCGAGTAATGGGACGCATAGGCAGGTTGATCGCTTGTGGGCATCCAGAGGGGCAGCGCTTGAAGGCTCGCGTTCGAGTATTACTGACGCGTGCGCCACTTTTGGAGCGATATGCAGGTGCCGAGTTTCAGCGACAGATGGTTAGGGAAGTCTCCGCAGATCTGAGCTTAATTCCGGCCAGCAAATTGCAAATTGAGCTGCCGGTGGATCTGCCGTGGGAAGCGGGCTAG